One genomic window of Nicotiana sylvestris chromosome 10, ASM39365v2, whole genome shotgun sequence includes the following:
- the LOC138880261 gene encoding uncharacterized protein — translation MAYAALSSLMHTLQQLFLPNQRLVCGSSIQQHAEPAYQSLCAIQIFLENSTQEIQDIENLKVLEKRITDVVHEAEDRVDSSLRNIILANNADDRETTCKIFNNELQQVEKEFDSLRKEVIESKCVELATTSSSSRKYATEQNTVVGIKDDFNTITDSFTAQTNKLTAMPVVGMKDDFNIILDRLTVQTKC, via the coding sequence ATGGCTTATGCTGCTCTTTCATCGCTTATGCATACACTCCAGCAACTCTTTCTACCTAACCAACGTTTAGTTTGTGGAAGCTCTATACAACAACATGCTGAACCTGCTTATCAAAGTCTTTGTGCTATTCAGATTTTCCTTGAGAATAGTACACAGGAAATTCAAGATATTGAAAATCTAAAGGTTTTAGAAAAGAGGATCACAGATGTTGTCCACGAAGCAGAAGATAGAgttgattcaagcctaagaaacaTCATTCTAGCAAATAATGCAGACGATCGAGAAACGACTTGTAAAATCTTCAATAATGAATTGCAACAAGTGGAAAAAGAATTTGATTCTCTCAGGAAAGAGGTGATAGAAAGCAAATGTGTAGAATTAGCAACAACTTCTTCCTCATCAAGGAAGTATGCAACTGAGCAAAATACTGTTGTTGGAATCAAGGATGACTTCAACACCATAACAGATAGCTTCACTGCCCAAACAAATAAGCTAACAGCCATGCCAGTTGTTGGGATGAAGGATGACTTCAACATTATACTGGATCGCCTCACCGTCCAAACAAAatgttag